The Candidatus Cloacimonadota bacterium genome includes the window AGCGATACTGTCCCACCCAGAGTACTGGCGATTTCTCCTCGTAACGGTGCTACGGTAAACGATCTGCAGCCTCGCATCGAGCTTATTTTTTCCGAGATTATCCTGCCGAAGGACCTGCATGCGAAACTGATCGCTTCAGACAGTAAACAAGAAGTAGCCCTGACCATAGAGAGCATAAACGGACGAAAGCTCAGCTTGACACCGGAAACAGAATTGACAAACTACCGCTCTTATCATCTTGTGGTCGAAGAAAAGACGCAAGACTACAGTGGAAATAAGATGGAATCCAAATGGGAATCGCAATTCCTGCCCATCAAACGATAATGGAGATATGATGAAGATAATCCAGATAGTAGGCGCAAGACCCCAATTTGTAAAACTGGCACCGCTATCCCGCGTGATTCGCACCGCTGGACACGAAGAATTGATCATCCACAGCGGACAACATTATGATATTCAGATGAACGAAGTGTTTTTCAGAGATATGGAGATACCCGCTCCGGACTTCAACCTAAGCGTGGGGTCAGGCACCCAGGGTGTACAGACCGGAGAAATCCTGGCTTTGGTAGAGCCGATCCTGGAGAAGCAAAAGCCAGACATGGTGATCGTCTATGGCGATACCAATACTACCCTGGCAGGAGCGTTGGCAGCAGTAAAACTGGGCATCAAAACCGCACATGTGGAAGCCTGCCTCAGAAGCTTTAACCGCAGTATGCCGGAAGAAATCAACCGCATTGCCACCGATCATATTTGCGATCTGCTGTTGGCACCTACTCAGAAAGCGATGGAGAATGCAGCCAGAGAAGGCTTGAGCGAGAACTGCCGCCTGGTAGGTGATATCATGGTGGATTCGTTGGCTTTGGGGATTGCCAAAGCCCGGCGGGAATCAAAAGTGATGCAAGAACTGAAACTTTCAGATAATGAACCATACTTCCTTTTGACCCTGCACCGACCTTACAATGTGGATGATCCAATGAAGTTGCAGCACATCCTTAGCTCTCTGGATACGCTTGATACCAGAATCATCTTCCCGGTGCATCCCCGCACGCGTAAAATCCTACAAAACCTTTCAAACAGACAGTTTAATAACATCCATTTCATAGCTCCTCAAGCTTATCTGGATTTCCTGATGCTGATGGACAATTGTGGCATGATGCTCTCCGATAGCGGCGGCATCCAAAAAGAAGCATACATTCTGAAGAAGCGTTGCGTAACCCTGCGCCCAGAAACTGAATGGGTGGAAACGGTACAAAGCGGATGGAATCTGTTATTACCTCCGGAAGAAAGCAGCTTCCCAAGCGCAATATCAAGCTTCACCAAACCCGATGCCCATCCCGATATTTTTGGCCAAAACGTGGCTCAGCGAATATTGGAAGAGCTGGTGAAGGGATAGTATCAGTCTATTACGGACTACACAATCATACCATCGTTCAGATGGATGATCTGGTCGGCAAACGTGGCATAATGATCGTCGTGAGTAACCATCACGATGGTACGGCCAGAAGTGTGTAAGTCCTTTAACAACCGCATTACTTCCTCACCATTACGGCTGTCCAGATTACCAGTCGGTTCATCGGCAAGGATCAATTCTGGATTGTTGATCACACAACGTGCAAGGCTCACTCTCTGTTGCTGTCCACCCGAAAGCTGATGCGGGAAGTGATCTTTTCTGGCTTCCACCCCCAATTGTCCCAGTATTGACATCACACGTTCCTTCCGGGAAGAGGTGTTCACTTTCTGGTACAAAAGGGGTAGTTCCACGTTCTCAAACACGGTGAGTGAACTGATCAAGTTAAACTTCTGAAAGAGGAAGCCGATGGTTTTGCGACGTAATCTGTTGCGCTCATTTTCGCTCATCGTGGAAGCATTTTTACCGGTGAAGCTATACTCTCCCCTGCTGGCTCTATCCATCAAACCCAATATGTTCAGTAGAGTGGTTTTGCCACAGCCGGAAGGACCTTTGATGGCAATGAAGCTGCCCTTTTCGATGGTAAGATTCAGATCATTCAAAGCGGTGGTTTCTACTGTATCGGTACGGTAAATCTTACTTAGGTTAGTTAGTTTTATCACTGTTATCTCCTTAATCTGCTTGCAAATAGCGGGTGGGATCGGCTTTGTAAGCCATAAAGATGTTCAAAGAAAGAGGAACAAACACAATCGGGATCATAATCAAGATCGCTGCTGGATAGCCCATCATGCTTGCGCTGTTATCCAGTGCGAGCTTATCTATATACAACCGGATCAGGTTGGACGCCAGATACAAGCCCGGAAGCGCTGAAGCGATATAGAGATAGAGGTAACTACGAAAATAGAGCTTTTGCAGATCACTCATCTCTGCCCCACAGATTTTGCGAATGCTGATGTCCTTCATCTGTGCATGTATACTCTGCGCACTGACCGCGTAAACTCCCATCACTGCGATCAGAACCACGAAGATCGCCATAAACATACTGATGTTTTTGTAGATCAGATCCTGCTCGTAGAAGCCAGCTTGGGACAGTTCGACTTCCTGAGAGGAATAACCAAAGACTCCGCTGCTGGCGGTTTCCGCAAAGATATGCTCCAGTCCGGATAACACCTCCTGTTTCATGCCTTCCCGCCAAGTGATCTGATGGTACTTAATCACATAAGGTTTCAGGATCGTGATCAGGGGGATCATCTCCTGGTATGGCGGAAACCACCAGCAATCCTCAGCTACTGCCACCACTTCGTACCAGTTGGATTCGTCGAGATCATCTCCCTCACGCAGCCTGCTTCCCACTGGATTTACCAGATACTTGTCCGCAAAGCTTTGGTTTACAACCACCTGCGTATCCGTTGCAGTGTCCGGGATCTGTCCGGATACCAGTTTGATCC containing:
- the wecB gene encoding UDP-N-acetylglucosamine 2-epimerase (non-hydrolyzing) codes for the protein MKIIQIVGARPQFVKLAPLSRVIRTAGHEELIIHSGQHYDIQMNEVFFRDMEIPAPDFNLSVGSGTQGVQTGEILALVEPILEKQKPDMVIVYGDTNTTLAGALAAVKLGIKTAHVEACLRSFNRSMPEEINRIATDHICDLLLAPTQKAMENAAREGLSENCRLVGDIMVDSLALGIAKARRESKVMQELKLSDNEPYFLLTLHRPYNVDDPMKLQHILSSLDTLDTRIIFPVHPRTRKILQNLSNRQFNNIHFIAPQAYLDFLMLMDNCGMMLSDSGGIQKEAYILKKRCVTLRPETEWVETVQSGWNLLLPPEESSFPSAISSFTKPDAHPDIFGQNVAQRILEELVKG
- a CDS encoding ABC transporter ATP-binding protein; the encoded protein is MIKLTNLSKIYRTDTVETTALNDLNLTIEKGSFIAIKGPSGCGKTTLLNILGLMDRASRGEYSFTGKNASTMSENERNRLRRKTIGFLFQKFNLISSLTVFENVELPLLYQKVNTSSRKERVMSILGQLGVEARKDHFPHQLSGGQQQRVSLARCVINNPELILADEPTGNLDSRNGEEVMRLLKDLHTSGRTIVMVTHDDHYATFADQIIHLNDGMIV